Proteins encoded together in one Mycolicibacter minnesotensis window:
- a CDS encoding MaoC/PaaZ C-terminal domain-containing protein, with protein sequence MADDLAFDDAGLDKWSDEDRFEVTRERIVEYAEATNDPIAAHRGGDLAPPVFAIVPVFESLLVPAVEVAPVELIPRVVHGEQDFWFHRPIRPGDKLISRGKMIGYEGLEKGTRAAILLECRTEEGELVNEQYVTCFFRGHNAGKRIGELSPGHKFDDALREQAPVAKVVQHVDHDQTFRYGPAAGDPMPIHLDEDVARDAGLPGIIAHGLCTMAFTSWAVLTEVAGSDVSRLRRLAVRFSKMVLPGDDLETRIWTSGRGDGATTYAFETARVGAGEMAITDGLAVIAD encoded by the coding sequence GTGGCCGACGATCTGGCATTCGACGATGCCGGGCTGGACAAATGGAGCGACGAGGACCGATTCGAGGTCACCCGCGAGCGGATCGTCGAGTACGCCGAGGCGACCAACGACCCGATCGCCGCGCACCGCGGCGGCGACCTCGCACCGCCGGTGTTCGCGATCGTGCCGGTGTTCGAGTCACTGCTGGTCCCAGCCGTCGAGGTGGCACCGGTAGAGCTGATCCCGCGGGTGGTGCACGGCGAACAGGACTTCTGGTTCCACCGGCCCATCCGACCGGGAGACAAGCTGATCTCCCGCGGCAAGATGATCGGCTACGAAGGACTGGAGAAAGGCACCCGCGCGGCGATTCTGCTCGAATGCCGCACCGAGGAAGGCGAACTGGTCAACGAGCAATACGTGACCTGTTTCTTCCGCGGACACAATGCGGGCAAAAGGATCGGCGAACTCAGCCCCGGACACAAGTTCGATGACGCGCTGCGCGAGCAGGCGCCGGTGGCCAAGGTCGTCCAGCACGTCGACCACGACCAGACGTTCCGCTACGGGCCGGCCGCGGGTGATCCGATGCCGATCCACCTGGACGAGGACGTCGCCCGCGACGCCGGACTGCCGGGGATCATCGCGCACGGCCTGTGCACTATGGCGTTCACGTCCTGGGCGGTGCTCACCGAGGTGGCCGGCTCAGATGTCAGCCGGCTACGGCGGTTGGCAGTGCGGTTCTCCAAGATGGTGCTGCCCGGCGACGACCTGGAGACCCGGATCTGGACCAGCGGTCGCGGCGACGGCGCCACGACGTACGCATTCGAGACCGCGCGTGTAGGCGCCGGCGAAATGGCGATCACCGACGGCCTGGCCGTCA
- a CDS encoding type II toxin-antitoxin system Rv0910 family toxin, which translates to MGHIEATKSLAVSPNALWDTIGDLSSWDKWFTIHEKWLTEPPAALTEGTALTAKIVMLGMANKIEWTVEKVDAPTSLTLSGTGMAGVKCRFDFTVTPDGDGSQFSVAGDFEGALIKGALGKAVEKDGAKQLDKTLAQLEALASAAA; encoded by the coding sequence ATGGGACACATCGAAGCCACCAAAAGCCTCGCCGTCAGCCCGAACGCGCTGTGGGACACCATCGGCGACCTGTCCAGCTGGGACAAGTGGTTCACCATTCACGAGAAGTGGCTCACCGAGCCGCCGGCCGCTCTCACCGAAGGAACGGCACTGACCGCCAAGATCGTCATGCTCGGGATGGCGAACAAGATCGAATGGACCGTCGAGAAGGTCGACGCACCCACCAGCCTGACACTGTCGGGCACCGGCATGGCGGGCGTGAAGTGCCGCTTCGACTTCACGGTCACGCCCGATGGTGACGGCTCCCAATTCAGCGTGGCCGGCGACTTCGAGGGCGCGCTGATCAAGGGTGCGCTGGGCAAGGCGGTCGAGAAGGACGGCGCCAAGCAACTCGACAAGACCCTCGCCCAGCTCGAGGCGCTGGCGTCGGCGGCGGCCTGA
- a CDS encoding lipid-transfer protein produces MANKVYVIGVGMTKFEKPGRRTNDDGSAWDYPDMARESGTKALADAGIDYREVEQGYVGYVYGESTSGQRALYELGLTGIPVVNVNNNCSTGSTALYLAAQAIRGGLADCTIALGFEKMQPGSLGSTYDDRAQPMEKHVLALAEISEVLFPVAPWMFGAAGREHIKQHGSTAEHFAKIGYKNHKHSVNNPYAQFQDEYSLEDILGSRMIYDPLTKLQCSPTSDGSGAAILASEAFVDKHGLAGRAVEIVGQAMTTDFGSTFDGSAKNLIGYDMNVQAAQRVYQQSGLGPEDFQVIELHDCFSANELLLYEALGLCAQGDAPRLIDDGDTTYGGRWVVNPSGGLISKGHPLGATGLAQCSELTWQLRGDADKRQVPDVTAALQHNIGLGGAAVVTAYQRAER; encoded by the coding sequence ATGGCGAACAAGGTGTACGTAATCGGCGTCGGCATGACGAAGTTCGAGAAGCCGGGCCGGCGAACCAACGACGACGGATCGGCGTGGGACTACCCCGACATGGCCCGGGAATCCGGCACCAAGGCTTTGGCCGACGCTGGGATCGACTACCGCGAGGTGGAGCAGGGCTACGTCGGTTACGTCTATGGCGAGTCCACCTCGGGGCAGCGGGCACTGTACGAGTTGGGACTGACCGGGATTCCCGTAGTCAATGTCAACAACAACTGTTCGACCGGGTCGACTGCGCTGTATCTGGCCGCCCAGGCGATCCGGGGCGGGCTGGCCGACTGCACCATCGCACTGGGCTTCGAGAAGATGCAGCCCGGCTCGCTGGGGTCCACCTACGACGACCGCGCCCAGCCGATGGAAAAGCATGTGCTCGCGCTGGCCGAGATCTCCGAAGTGCTGTTCCCCGTGGCGCCGTGGATGTTCGGCGCCGCCGGCCGCGAGCACATCAAACAACACGGTTCCACCGCCGAGCATTTCGCCAAGATCGGCTACAAGAACCACAAGCATTCGGTCAACAACCCCTACGCCCAGTTCCAGGACGAATACAGCCTCGAAGACATCCTGGGCTCGCGGATGATCTACGACCCCCTGACCAAGCTGCAATGCTCGCCGACCTCGGACGGCTCCGGAGCGGCGATCCTGGCAAGCGAAGCATTCGTCGACAAGCACGGCCTGGCCGGCCGCGCCGTCGAAATCGTCGGACAGGCGATGACCACCGACTTCGGCTCCACCTTCGACGGCAGCGCAAAGAATCTCATCGGCTACGACATGAATGTGCAAGCCGCACAGCGCGTCTACCAGCAGTCCGGCCTGGGTCCCGAAGACTTTCAAGTGATCGAGCTGCACGACTGCTTCTCGGCCAACGAACTGTTGCTCTACGAAGCGCTGGGGCTGTGCGCGCAGGGTGATGCGCCCCGGCTGATCGACGACGGCGACACCACCTACGGGGGGCGCTGGGTGGTCAATCCGTCTGGCGGACTGATCTCCAAGGGACACCCGCTGGGGGCCACCGGTTTGGCGCAGTGCTCGGAACTGACCTGGCAGCTCCGCGGTGACGCCGACAAGCGCCAGGTGCCGGATGTCACCGCCGCCCTGCAACACAACATCGGCCTCGGCGGCGCCGCCGTGGTCACCGCCTACCAGCGCGCCGAGCGCTGA
- a CDS encoding TetR/AcrR family transcriptional regulator, whose product MAASNTAPAVRRTQAERSAAMRTRLLDATIECLVNYGYSGTTTPRIAELAGVTRGAQIHHFRSKEDLVVAAVEHLAQQRTQAAIRELGQVRSIPDPVATALDFLWEAHQGPMFIATVELWVAARTDRVLAQHIERVEGVVNATLVAAIAQLMPGHPAQKAIRNVVYTAMDALRGILVSNFVDDDPLRARRRWDRACVHLRQVAAGVLPPSG is encoded by the coding sequence ATGGCGGCGAGCAATACGGCACCGGCGGTGCGGCGCACCCAGGCCGAGCGCAGCGCCGCGATGCGGACGCGGCTGCTCGACGCCACCATCGAATGCCTGGTGAACTACGGCTACTCCGGCACCACGACGCCGCGCATCGCCGAGCTGGCCGGCGTCACCCGGGGCGCCCAGATCCATCATTTCCGCTCGAAGGAAGACCTTGTCGTCGCCGCCGTCGAGCACCTCGCCCAGCAGCGCACGCAGGCCGCGATTCGTGAACTCGGCCAGGTCCGGTCGATTCCGGATCCGGTGGCAACCGCCCTGGACTTCCTTTGGGAAGCGCATCAAGGGCCGATGTTCATTGCCACGGTGGAACTTTGGGTCGCCGCCCGCACCGACCGGGTCCTCGCGCAGCACATCGAACGGGTAGAAGGCGTCGTCAACGCCACCTTGGTTGCCGCGATCGCCCAGCTGATGCCCGGGCACCCGGCGCAGAAGGCGATTCGCAACGTGGTCTACACCGCGATGGACGCGCTGCGCGGCATCCTGGTGTCAAACTTCGTCGACGACGATCCGCTGCGCGCCCGGCGACGCTGGGATCGCGCCTGCGTGCACCTGCGTCAGGTCGCCGCCGGCGTTTTGCCGCCGTCCGGCTGA
- a CDS encoding DUF2804 domain-containing protein yields MATNECEITQAVDLCTSTGQLNPAAIGWTRTPQHRCNLRGWGRTKRWEYWCVTTPTHLIAVTVADLDYLGVSNVLFLDYSGREVSRSCLHPGGWGIALPSSLGDGPATARGLIAIDLTTEPDGTRIRFSCKTSAGPMAGDLFVTLPPEHETLAVVVPWSESRFQYTAKHTARPASGIVRVGAQTYDFAGGWGVLDHGRGRWPANIVWNWGAASGSTDGRTVGLQLGGKWTVGTGSTENALCVDGRLSKIGAELDWHYPEYSGPWTIRTPDSDQVQLTFTPFHHRSPLPGTHQCFGHYDGRIRTDDGTDVAVTGLLGWAEQVHMVW; encoded by the coding sequence GTGGCCACCAACGAGTGCGAGATCACTCAGGCCGTCGATCTGTGTACCTCGACCGGGCAGCTGAACCCGGCTGCCATCGGTTGGACCCGAACTCCGCAGCACCGCTGCAACCTGCGTGGCTGGGGCCGCACGAAGCGGTGGGAGTACTGGTGTGTCACGACGCCCACCCATCTGATCGCGGTCACCGTCGCCGACCTCGACTATCTCGGGGTGAGCAACGTCTTGTTCCTGGACTATTCCGGGCGTGAGGTGAGCCGGAGTTGTCTGCACCCGGGTGGGTGGGGGATAGCGCTACCGTCGAGCCTCGGCGATGGACCGGCAACCGCTCGTGGCCTGATCGCGATCGATCTCACCACCGAGCCTGACGGCACGCGGATTCGGTTCTCCTGCAAGACCTCTGCCGGCCCGATGGCCGGCGACCTGTTTGTCACGCTGCCGCCCGAGCACGAGACGCTGGCAGTGGTGGTGCCGTGGAGCGAGAGCAGATTCCAGTACACCGCCAAGCACACCGCGCGGCCCGCTTCGGGAATCGTTCGGGTAGGAGCCCAGACCTATGACTTCGCCGGCGGGTGGGGTGTGCTCGACCACGGGCGGGGCCGCTGGCCGGCCAACATCGTATGGAACTGGGGTGCGGCCTCCGGTAGCACCGACGGACGCACGGTCGGCCTACAGCTGGGCGGCAAGTGGACAGTTGGCACCGGGAGCACCGAAAACGCGCTCTGCGTCGATGGCCGACTGAGCAAGATCGGCGCCGAGTTGGACTGGCACTACCCCGAGTACAGCGGGCCCTGGACAATCCGAACGCCCGACTCCGATCAGGTGCAGCTGACGTTCACCCCATTTCACCACCGGTCGCCATTGCCCGGCACCCATCAGTGTTTCGGGCACTACGACGGGCGCATCCGCACCGACGACGGGACCGATGTCGCCGTGACCGGTCTCCTCGGCTGGGCCGAACAGGTGCACATGGTGTGGTGA
- the truB gene encoding tRNA pseudouridine(55) synthase TruB produces the protein MSAVPAGLVIVDKPAGITSHDVVARCRRFFGTRKVGHAGTLDPMATGVLVIGIERATKILGLLTTSQKSYAATIRLGQTTSTEDAEGEVLATTPAAHVTEQQIGAAIAGLRGDIAQVPSTVSAIKVAGKRSYQLAREGNPVELAARPVHITRFALLALRREEQFVDLDVEVDCSAGTYIRALARDMGNALEVGGHLTALRRTRAGSFGLDQARTLEELGERPALSYSLDDACLQTFPRRDLSAEEAVDAGHGRPLAPADIAGIYAATAPDGRVIALLEDSGRRTKSVVVIRPATL, from the coding sequence GTGAGTGCAGTGCCGGCCGGCCTGGTGATCGTCGACAAACCCGCGGGAATCACCAGCCACGACGTCGTTGCGCGGTGTCGCAGATTCTTCGGCACCCGCAAGGTGGGCCACGCCGGAACACTCGATCCGATGGCAACCGGGGTGCTGGTGATCGGCATCGAACGTGCCACCAAGATCCTGGGTTTGCTGACCACGTCGCAGAAGTCGTACGCCGCCACCATCCGCCTGGGGCAGACCACCTCGACCGAGGATGCCGAAGGTGAGGTCCTGGCGACGACACCGGCGGCGCACGTCACCGAACAGCAGATCGGTGCGGCGATCGCCGGGTTGCGTGGCGATATAGCGCAGGTGCCCTCGACGGTCAGCGCCATCAAGGTCGCCGGCAAGCGGTCCTATCAGCTGGCCAGGGAAGGCAACCCCGTCGAGCTGGCCGCCCGGCCGGTGCACATCACGCGCTTCGCGTTGCTGGCGCTACGGCGCGAAGAGCAGTTCGTGGATCTGGACGTCGAGGTGGACTGTTCAGCGGGAACCTACATCCGTGCGCTTGCCCGCGACATGGGCAACGCCCTGGAAGTCGGCGGGCATCTGACCGCATTGCGGCGAACCCGGGCCGGCAGCTTCGGGCTGGACCAGGCCCGCACCCTCGAGGAACTGGGGGAGCGTCCCGCGCTGAGCTACAGCCTCGATGATGCCTGCCTACAGACGTTTCCGCGCCGCGACCTCTCCGCCGAGGAAGCCGTCGATGCCGGCCACGGCCGGCCGCTGGCGCCCGCCGACATAGCGGGCATCTATGCGGCCACCGCTCCCGACGGCCGGGTGATCGCGCTGCTGGAGGACTCGGGACGGCGGACCAAATCGGTGGTCGTCATCCGTCCGGCGACGCTATAG
- the pptT gene encoding 4'-phosphopantetheinyl transferase PptT: MSGLLDRVLDGVPTGSLAWAERYDDPPGLAPLPEEEPLVARSVAKRRNEFVTARYCARLALEELGQPPVAILKGEKGEPSWPEGVVGSLTHCAGFRGAVVGRSAAVRSVGIDAEPHDVLPDGVLKAVSLPVERDQLAELPEGQHWDRILFCAKEATYKAWFPLTRRWLGFEDAHITFDPDGTFSSRILVDPVALSGPPLTELGGRWSVAGGLVLTAIVL, encoded by the coding sequence ATGAGCGGGTTGCTGGACAGGGTGCTCGACGGGGTTCCGACGGGATCGCTGGCCTGGGCCGAACGTTACGACGATCCGCCTGGACTGGCGCCGCTCCCCGAGGAGGAGCCGCTGGTCGCACGTTCGGTTGCTAAGCGCCGCAACGAGTTCGTCACCGCGCGCTACTGCGCCCGGCTGGCTCTGGAGGAGCTCGGTCAGCCGCCGGTGGCGATCCTCAAGGGGGAGAAGGGCGAACCTTCGTGGCCTGAGGGCGTGGTCGGCAGTTTGACGCACTGCGCGGGGTTCCGCGGCGCAGTGGTGGGCCGCAGCGCGGCGGTGCGATCGGTGGGGATCGACGCCGAACCGCACGACGTACTGCCCGACGGCGTGCTCAAAGCCGTCAGTCTGCCCGTCGAGCGCGACCAACTCGCGGAGTTGCCGGAAGGCCAGCACTGGGACCGAATCCTGTTCTGCGCCAAAGAGGCCACCTATAAGGCATGGTTCCCGTTGACCAGGCGGTGGCTGGGTTTCGAAGATGCGCACATCACCTTCGATCCCGACGGCACGTTTTCCTCGCGCATCCTCGTTGACCCCGTGGCGTTGTCCGGACCGCCGCTGACCGAGCTGGGTGGCCGATGGTCGGTGGCCGGTGGTCTGGTGCTGACGGCGATCGTGCTGTGA